The Pocillopora verrucosa isolate sample1 chromosome 2, ASM3666991v2, whole genome shotgun sequence genome has a segment encoding these proteins:
- the LOC131786927 gene encoding golgin subfamily A member 4-like isoform X3, with translation MIALRNKHMSNREKAEQSQNPNGTPGHADNERDLLEASQETATSSENSSSLKCALRLKELTTQMNSVGNRLQAQLVSLHETVCKGTETSQGVNTDFNLFSPELVDKLQGSTSDLSAKVKVLESYLGEAQQLLTLQEKLNNGVNGLNGVSSCREKNQTEKQLESKLAEISGKQEAIDEERSRQDMDFLNTNGNIDDHEKFDGKESDGITRLDKLELDNQNFKKQLKIIKNKLDERGLLDDELTALTNVQSILGVKYEDFSASDELVILQKERKVLLTTISKLQSRESSDSKEQIDINTCDKAVQCKINILGQLSNQGASLSSEFEELKKLSSELQAEVDELDEENKTMEEETFKLKEEKRVLEDSVNKLRAQITDALDSSFEEMEHVHHEKEELQVRLQFMEADNKKLRDTFAELSKKNADYLEVVLDEIERKDSLEDAVDYLSTEVEKLNEINIQAVYSTNEACPPRDTTLKCHNSSLLSEMKTCKELIDSQREQIRQLQVDKRDIEDSYINLKREALILRTKQGEKTSLRLKSIENLAASMQPTRKTSVERCEYLKQEILRLTKRGTELENSIRTLKSDNSNLEEEKVCLLDSLLHQLEKNESLQVQNDQLKSTIKQNNGDKELGKPSTKLLLDNERSTTTHDRDTDVNGNVSECENHTRLLTSEDTAHENGSDTKYAIDESQERSYQLGEQLQSLQERVLEVEKEKERIQIDLKDTYKNEKELREKVAHLKNECTVLKNQLKKNKEVSDTLQGCLQEAHEEKEELVESLDEVSEEKTTLEKKIEITEKELNELKEKYQCLQSEFHSISVGAQNVDKSKEQMKSIRAKLFELYESLTDKEKDSASEELSTGAPKSTSLDEQGNSILSLAEKVRKEVNLLKKELRRVKIEQEHLKTKFETSQTEKLSLQKYVRELDEKRRQVKSFITKLTEEKEVISEQMEEIKQQKNNLADALENVYQSKESLQCQLEDALCKQHENSKSVTEASAEAQSLKKSLYKMAGERDTLKDALLETTKELQMVRTSEAKWKEKATGSQVEADQSVQETNDAGNKVDESEVINRLHLENDGLKKQLEMLKTTQLPPQEEASGRSSVVTGDIPEKLAEPEDQLQSTMASEYGNSSDVFEMVTSFGMRSFEETSNAGTELPVSSEANSWLESGPLDEEEAFEVRFSKVCAENKTLEAQLRRSTEENEQLKIWFESVSAEKEVMEKEQESMSKENGELLRDLERLRRSLDEVSNQNNVEDEPGENLKAALEEKTKESAKLREDLQKQEDERQELTQALKLANMRKKSLENEANESWERAEALEKSLKSIKQKNDSLSKDISALKKEKEGLNNSSEKLAQDYKRLLQNLDALKKKLENAEEEKGKKNEKVVTLSKDVKLLQEQLLEKSHSLTELENKLENTIKENGDLHAQLEAQETKQEQLVKDYKTLEENQARVQTEMIEENKNLKKKERELESTVKELCDEIKNLKSSLKDAEDKLGTIEEDIDVKEEEIASNLKGQVEKLRGDKESLKRKLEETENESSTAREQLKELKNQASELLLFIDRSVEENPTKMSHKAAQEDTSHIRYVCDYIEAILEEKAISETRLKEEMTNLERAEKTLLELRNELQTLTERLEKAEDSNRLIEEDNKQLIKERAELTLQLEEALDGDQTEGQSSKPKRSAREEVRLSREINDVRTLIDKLSLQKEKLGAALVNKEKQIAAVTAEATEKTRMLEHKEREAESLSLTKAEVAVALEMAKDGSEKLLAELGRERSRVETLQLELENEKKQHYHNQQEKSDLTACVSRLEEEKKSFKIAETRCRDLEKRLKKAEEENLQIQALNNELTANLKSQNATLASVKKDAKDNEYKWNNELAQKDELLRSLNQDIKKSNISFSEMLRVVNEQKTKIANLDKECKQNEKSRKEVVEERNVLQKKLKEEADANDALTLKLQEMERAVFKHSEENEDLQKQIAASDIEKHLLQRKLQDVEEQMNSKEKRLADLKRSTQSLEDERTHSKIGIAALQKDLTEKTLSLEKARKELSDLRGSIDKGKGKFEQMKVENLELKRSLENAESKLRRAETTSAKTKEQNDKLKKKLEAIEEEMAALNTAFAEAQTKEQTLLIEMKTETERIENELETLTSECETLREKLDDAADEKSELERELQLERDGRKKTEEQLITISNELGTLKVSAQTVAQDNENLKLTLQDKEKERTSKKDVSLDEMDSGSFGIGEEAISCAQEGELSSAAEVNFSLESTPNDQDTFEDKLAKQRQLNADLYEELDELNDEKDELNEIIEELRSKTKKLQRDMDALIEEKETLEDKLDENAKRYKEELGSLTDGNKELSRKLEVLLRDKNTLREEIKTKEQKNRKAVEDGKRLEDALEKSTLEVKRLTIEVNRLSKEIDKEVPKGLTEGLAESDERMKELEYKLDQLSLEHQALMTELAERKNENATLRVALEEATLSKEDCERKFGDAEKELYDELDEVQQELESKKNTIASLEEQLSKFKRSESERKQALKKISDETSVKDFQKQLRESNEELKEKNKMISTLKDEITDLKRSKQKLEREQKQTTADKKTLSDLQNKLEKLQKELQVKNKTITSLNEEIAELKRSSHEQKKEMQDKLEELKREVVAKDQKITSLTVNADQKKMSRDQIDRNEKITPEKMTKGDEITLLKHELAEKERKIGLLEEAIVDHKRTIFEQEKEFDEKEASLATAREEFYKGLRERCEDEERLESLRRANNRLQEALNIAREKESKLKKDLKEATDRGFTPSGQRERGALDNEFLEVRYEVETLRKLSYDERAEKNSLRKTSLELKRSPSDTKDKDGKDWDKVKELRREKDCLFTENQTLKKTVRDLTVELEIIRKEMVFKEIGNSKQQKNELSFSKEAIERKNKAIETELHETKYSLNVLEKQHGDLKDKFRKLEEDRTNVDNERIKLVDDAHAFKVKMEKKNQDLLSKLEAKEHEAISLQERVEGLSALLRKFENDVRSLEKDKEDLASQVRLLEYDKERIEEINKQQKAQTEKLLLDSGSQKDLNNKLRTMFSENDRLEGMNNKLQADFRELYREVDRKEEERKKLIEELHEMALKVKQLEKEKQNEASLKEQLAEQLMEKDNAMKTKTKILSTRLDGLLKETENLKDSSGKMEQMAFDYRRLEDENLQLIEGAEKLREEIVGLQKENDLLRRACQQLRGRKSIAEDKIVLDSSNTELRSDPYPRKGSLNKPSVHKFQPIEERVSAEEKSELNAMSGRDLQELRRRSHDPVLSDIKISKGTLAPMPPWTGEARGHQSPKDRQRSNSTPVVKRFPSGAPEIRREAAPHPKGPSPPSTDSSRSSEADRSVCSRSSYCSPILSVVDMCPLHRNPSMERPPNQCPICKKERRRPGAAPKEFMTLEKYV, from the coding sequence GGAAACAAGAAGCGATTGATGAGGAGAGATCGAGACAAGACATGGATTTCTTGAACACTAACGGAAACATAGACGACCACGAGAAATTTGATGGAAAAGAAAGTGATGGTATTACCAGACTGGATAAATTGGAATTAGACAATCAAAACTTTAAGAagcaattgaaaataattaaaaataaattagacGAACGAGGACTTTTAGATGATGAGCTCACAGCACTTACAAATGTCCAATCGATACTTGGCGTCAAATATGAGGATTTTTCTGCCTCAGATGAACTTGTCATCttacagaaagagagaaaggTTCTTCTTACGACTATTAGTAAACTGCAAAGTCGAGAAAGCAGCGACAGCAAGGAACAAATTGATATTAACACCTGTGATAAAGCGGTCCAATGTAAAATCAACATTTTGGGTCAATTAAGTAACCAAGGCGCGTCGCTATCCAGTGAATTTGAAGAGCTGAAGAAGCTTTCAAGCGAGCTGCAGGCGGAAGTGGACGAACTagacgaagaaaacaaaactatggAGGAAGAAACTTTTAAATTGAAGGAGGAAAAAAGAGTGCTCGAAGACAGCGTGAACAAGTTGAGAGCTCAAATAACTGATGCGTTGGATTCGAGTTTTGAGGAAATGGAGCATGTACATCACGAGAAGGAAGAGCTTCAGGTCCGGTTGCAATTTATGGAGGCTGACAACAAAAAACTACGTGACACCTTTGCTGAGCTGTCGAAGAAGAATGCGGATTATTTGGAAGTCGTGCTGgacgaaattgaaagaaaggaTTCCCTTGAGGATGCTGTGGACTATTTGAGTACCGAGGTCGAGAAGCTCAATGAAATCAATATCCAAGCGGTGTACAGTACCAATGAAGCATGTCCCCCCAGGGACACAACGCTAAAATGTCATAACTCCAGCCTTTTGAGTGAAATGAAAACATGTAAAGAGTTAATAGATTCACAAAGAGAACAGATACGGCAACTTCAAGTGGACAAAAGAGATATCGAAGACAGTTATATCAATCTTAAGAGAGAGGCGCTTATTTTGCGGACGAAGCAAGGCGAAAAGACTTCTCTGAGGTTAAAAAGCATCGAAAACCTCGCTGCTAGTATGCAACCCACTCGGAAAACTTCAGTCGAACGATGTGAGTATCTTAAACAAGAAATCCTTCGCCTGACCAAGCGCGGAACTGAATTGGAAAATTCAATAAGAACGTTGAAATCCGACAACTCCAACCTTGAGGAGGAAAAGGTTTGTCTGCTGGACTCTTTGTTACATCAACTTGAAAAGAACGAATCCCTTCAGGTGCAAAACGATCAACTCAAGAgtacaattaaacaaaacaatggCGATAAAGAGCTCGGAAAACCGTCAACTAAACTCCTACTGGATAACGAACGAAGTACAACAACCCACGATCGTGATACGGATGTGAATGGAAATGTGTCCGAATGCGAAAATCACACTCGACTGCTAACCAGCGAAGACACAGCACACGAAAATGGCTCTGACACGAAGTACGCAATCGACGAGTCACAGGAGAGGTCATATCAACTTGGCGAACAGCTGCAAAGTTTACAAGAGCGTGTGCTTGaagttgaaaaggaaaaagagaggattcaGATAGATTTAAAAGACACCTACAAAAATGAGAAAGAGCTTCGAGAGAAGGTCGCACATTTGAAAAACGAATGCACAGTTTTAAAGAATCAgttgaaaaagaacaaagaagttTCAGACACGCTTCAAGGATGTCTTCAAGAAGCACACGAAGAGAAAGAAGAGCTTGTCGAGTCTTTGGACGAGGTCAGCGAAGAGAAGACCACTTTGGAGAAGAAGATTGAGATAACAGAGAAGGAACTCAACGAGTTGAAGGAGAAATACCAGTGTTTGCAGAGTGAGTTTCACTCTATTTCAGTTGGGGCACAAAATGTTGACAAATCCAAGGAGCAGATGAAATCTATTCGCGCTAAACTATTCGAGCTCTACGAATCCCTGACAGATAAAGAAAAGGATAGTGCATCCGAAGAACTCAGTACGGGAGCTCCAAAATCGACATCGTTAGACGAACAAGGCAACAGCATACTTTCATTGGCCGAGAAAGTTCGCAAAGAAGTCAACCTTCTCAAGAAAGAACTCAGAAGAGTGAAAATTGAACAGGAGCACTTAAAGACGAAATTCGAAACGTCTCAAACGGAGAAATTATCACTGCAGAAGTATGTTCGAGAGCTTGACGAGAAGAGGAGGCAAgtgaagagttttattacaaaactcactgaagaaaaagaagtaatttCGGAGCAAATGgaggaaataaaacaacagaagAACAATTTAGCTGACGCTCTGGAAAATGTCTATCAAAGCAAAGAGAGTCTGCAATGCCAGCTAGAAGATGCGTTGTGTAAGCAGCATGAAAACAGCAAGTCGGTAACTGAGGCATCTGCAGAGGCCCAAAGCTTGAAGAAGTCGCTTTACAAAATGGCTGGAGAGCGAGATACTTTGAAAGATGCACTACTTGAAACCACAAAAGAGCTGCAAATGGTGAGGACCTCTGAGgcaaaatggaaagaaaaagctACGGGCTCTCAAGTAGAGGCTGACCAAAGCGTACAAGAAACAAACGACGCAGGCAACAAAGTTGACGAAAGCGAAGTCATTAATCGCCTGCATCTAGAAAACGACGGGCTGAAAAAGCAGTTAGAAATGTTGAAAACGACTCAACTCCCTCCGCAGGAAGAAGCCTCTGGAAGAAGCTCGGTCGTCACGGGTGATATTCCGGAGAAGTTGGCGGAACCTGAAGATCAATTGCAATCAACAATGGCTTCAGAGTATGGAAACAGCTCGGATGTTTTTGAAATGGTTACTTCTTTCGGGATGAGATCTTTCGAAGAAACGTCCAATGCTGGTACGGAGTTGCCGGTTTCAAGCGAAGCGAATTCCTGGCTTGAAAGTGGACCACTTGATGAGGAAGAAGCATTTGAAGTTCGTTTCAGTAAAGTGTGCgcagaaaataaaacattagaAGCGCAACTTCGACGAAGCACCGAAGAGAACGAACAACTAAAGATTTGGTTTGAATCAGTCTCAGCTGAGAAGGAAGTCATGGAAAAAGAACAAGAATCGATGAGCAAGGAGAACGGAGAACTGCTACGGGATCTGGAAAGACTGAGGCGATCCCTTGACGAGGTTTCAAACCAAAACAATGTTGAGGACGAACCCGGAGAAAATCTTAAAGCTGCTCTGGAAGAAAAAACTAAAGAGAGCGCGAAGCTTCGAGAAGATTTGCAAAAACAAGAAGATGAAAGACAGGAGTTGACACAAGCTCTTAAACTGGCTAACATGCGCAAAAAGTCTTTGGAAAATGAAGCAAATGAATCGTGGGAAAGAGCTGAAGCTCTcgaaaaatcattaaaatccATCAAACAAAAGAATGATTCACTTTCGAAGGACATCTCTGCTTTAAAGAAGGAGAAAGAGGGTCTTAATAACTCTTCAGAAAAACTAGCTCAGGACTATAAGAGGCTGCTGCAAAATCTCGACGCGCTGAAGAAAAAGCTTGAAAACGCTGAGGaggaaaaaggcaaaaagaatgaaaaggtTGTTACACTCTCGAAAGATGTGAAATTGTTGCAAGAGCAGCTCCTAGAAAAATCACACTCCCTGACCGAGTTGGAGAACAAACTAGAGAATACCATTAAGGAAAATGGAGATCTTCATGCCCAGCTTGAAGCCCAGGAGACCAAGCAAGAACAACTCGTGAAAGACTACAAGACGCTTGAGGAAAATCAGGCGAGGGTTCAAACAGAAATGatcgaagaaaataaaaatctcaaaaagaagGAACGTGAGCTAGAAAGTACAGTTAAAGAGCTAtgtgatgaaataaaaaacctgAAGAGTTCGTTGAAGGACGCTGAAGATAAGCTTGGCACCATCGAGGAGGACATAGATGTGAAGGAAGAAGAAATAGCCAGTAACTTAAAAGGACAAGTGGAAAAACTGCGAGGCGATAAAGAATCTCTAAAGCGCAAGTTAGAGGAAACAGAAAACGAGAGCAGCACAGCGAGAGAACAACTTAAAGAACTGAAAAACCAAGCCTCGGAATTGCTTTTGTTTATAGACCGATCGGTCGAGGAGAACCCTACGAAAATGTCTCACAAAGCTGCACAAGAGGACACAAGTCACATTCGTTACGTCTGTGATTACATAGAAGCTATCTTAGAGGAAAAAGCTATTTCAGAAACAAGACTGAAAGAGGAAATGACAAATTTAGAAAGAGCAGAAAAAACATTACTAGAACTGAGGAATGAGCTGCAAACACTCACAGAGAGACTTGAGAAGGCTGAAGATTCAAATCGTTTAATTGAAGAGGACAACAAACAACTAATAAAAGAACGAGCCGAGCTGACGCTTCAGCTCGAAGAAGCACTGGACGGTGATCAAACGGAAGGGCAGTCTTCAAAACCGAAACGTTCTGCCCGGGAGGAGGTACGACTATCGCGCGAAATCAATGACGTTCGGACTCTTATTGACAAGCTAagtttgcaaaaagaaaaactgggtGCAGCATTGGTGAATAAAGAGAAGCAAATCGCTGCTGTTACGGCCGAAGCCACTGAAAAGACGAGGATGTTGGAGCACAAGGAAAGAGAAGCTGAGTCGCTGAGCCTCACGAAGGCAGAAGTGGCTGTAGCTTTGGAAATGGCGAAGGATGGCTCAGAGAAACTTCTCGCGGAGCTTGGACGCGAGAGGAGTAGAGTCGAAACTTTACAGCTGGAGTTGGAGAACGAGAAGAAACAGCACTATCACAACCAACAGGAGAAGTCTGATCTGACAGCTTGTGTAAGCCGGTtggaggaagagaaaaaatccTTTAAGATTGCTGAAACTAGATGTAGAGATCTCGAGAAACGTTTGAAGAAAGCAGAAGAAGAGAATCTTCAGATTCAAGCACTGAACAACGAGCTTACGGCAAATCTGAAATCTCAAAATGCTACATTAGCTTCGGTGAAGAAGGACGCTAAAGATAATGAGTATAAATGGAACAACGAGCTGGCCCAGAAGGACGAGTTACTCCGCTCACTGAATCAGGATATTAAGAAGTCAAATATCTCCTTTTCCGAGATGCTAAGAGTTGTAAACGAGCAGAAAACCAAAATTGCTAACCTTGATAAAGAGTGTAAACAAAATGAGAAGTCACGAAAAGAGGTAGTCGAGGAAAGAAATGTCCTGCAAAAGAAGTTGAAAGAAGAAGCAGATGCTAATGATGCGTTGACCCTTAAGCTACAAGAGATGGAAAGAGCTGTATTTAAACATAGCGAAGAAAACGAAGATCTTCAAAAACAAATCGCAGCTAGTGACATTGAGAAACACCTTTTACAGAGAAAGCTACAGGACGTGGAAGAACAAATGAATAGTAAAGAGAAACGGCTAGCCGATTTAAAAAGAAGCACACAGTCTCTAGAGGATGAGCGAACTCATTCCAAGATAGGGATAGCTGCGCTCCAAAAAGATCTTACCGAGAAGACTTTGTCTCTAGAAAAGGCGCGTAAAGAACTGAGTGATTTAAGAGGGTCAATTgacaaaggaaaaggaaaatttgagcaAATGAAAGTGGAAAACCTGGAGCTGAAGAGGTCACTAGAAAATGCAGAGAGCAAACTGCGAAGAGCGGAAACAACgtcagcaaaaacaaaagaacaaaatgacaaactgaaaaagaagCTCGAAGCTATCGAGGAAGAGATGGCCGCCTTAAATACAGCTTTCGCTGAAGcacaaacaaaggaacaaacTCTACTTATCGAAATGAAGACTGAAACAGAACGGATCGAAAACGAGTTGGAAACACTAACAAGTGAATGTGAAACTCTGAGGGAAAAATTGGATGACGCAGCTGATGAGAAGAGTGAGCTTGAACGAGAACTTCAGCTTGAAAGAGATGGTAGGAAGAAGACTGAAGAACAATTGATCACAATTTCAAACGAGCTAGGAACTTTGAAGGTTTCAGCACAAACGGTCGCTCAAGATAACGAGAACCTAAAACTAACCTTGCAGGACAAAGAGAAAGAGCGTACAAGCAAAAAAGACGTTTCTTTAGATGAGATGGACTCAGGAAGTTTCGGAATTGGCGAGGAAGCAATCTCATGTGCCCAGGAAGGCGAACTTTCATCTGCAGCAGAAGTGAATTTTAGTTTGGAGTCCACTCCAAACGATCAAGATACTTTTGAGGATAAACTCGCAAAACAACGCCAGTTAAATGCAGATTTATATGAAGAACTGGACGAACTCAACGATGAAAAAGACGAACTGAACGAAATCATTGAAGAATTGAGgtcgaaaacaaagaaactgcaaCGAGACATGGATGCTTTGATCGAGGAAAAAGAAACTCTGGAGGATAAACTGGACGAGAATGCCAAACGTTACAAAGAGGAGCTTGGATCTCTGACAGATGGAAATAAGGAGCTGTCCAGAAAGTTAGAGGTCTTACTTAGGGATAAAAATACCCTTCGCGAGGAgattaaaacaaaggaacagAAGAACCGCAAGGCAGTAGAGGATGGGAAAAGGTTGGAAGATGCACTAGAGAAGAGCACTTTAGAAGTGAAACGCCTTACTATAGAAGTAAACCGCCTCTCCAAAGAGATCGACAAGGAAGTGCCAAAAGGTCTGACAGAGGGGCTCGCTGAAAGCGACGAAAGAATGAAGGAGCTTGAGTACAAACTGGATCAGCTGAGCCTTGAACATCAAGCACTGATGACTGAGTTGGCAGagagaaagaacgaaaatgcAACCTTGCGTGTGGCATTGGAGGAAGCGACACTCTCCAAAGAAGATTGTGAGAGGAAATTTGGAGATGCAGAAAAGGAACTATATGACGAACTCGATGAAGTACAACAAGAATTGGAAAGCAAGAAGAATACAATTGCATCTCTTGAAGAGCAACTTTCTAAGTTTAAACGATCCGAATCGGAGCGAAAACAAGCCCTTAAAAAGATCTCAGACGAAACATCGGTTAAAGACTTTCAAAAGCAGCTAAGAGAATCCAACGAggaactaaaagaaaagaacaagatGATTTCAACTTTGAAGGACGAAATTACTGACCTTAAAAGATCCAAACAAAAACTAGAACGAGAACAAAAACAGACGACAGCTGATAAAAAAACGTTAAGCGACCTTCAGAACAAGCTCGAAAAGTTGCAAAAGGAATTACaggtgaaaaacaaaacgattaCTTCTTTAAACGAAGAAATTGCCGAACTCAAACGATCAAGTCATGAGCAAAAGAAAGAGATGCAAGATAAACTTGAAGAATTGAAAAGAGAGGTGGTCGCAAAAGATCAAAAAATTACATCACTTACAGTGAATGCCGATCAAAAGAAAATGAGTCGTGATCAAATTGACAGAAATGAAAAGATAACGCCAGAAAAGATGACGAAAGGCGATGAAATTACTCTCCTCAAACATGAGCTtgcagaaaaagagagaaaaattggTTTGCTAGAGGAAGCGATAGTCGACCACAAACGAACAATTTTTGAACAGGAAAAGGAATTCGACGAGAAGGAAGCGAGTTTGGCGACAGCTCGTGAAGAGTTTTACAAGGGTTTGAGAGAAAGATGCGAAGATGAGGAACGACTTGAAAGCCTGAGACGGGCAAATAATCGACTTCAGGAAGCGCTGAATATTGCTCGGGAGAAGGAGAGTAAACTAAAGAAAGACCTAAAAGAAGCAACAGATCGAGGATTCACGCCGAGTGGGCAAAGAGAGAGAGGCGCTCTTGACAACGAGTTTTTAGAAGTGCGTTATGAAGTTGAGACGTTGCGTAAGCTTTCGTACGATGAGCGCGCGGAGAAAAATTCTCTGAGAAAGACAAGTTTAGAATTAAAAAGATCCCCGAGTGACACGAAAGACAAAGACGGCAAAGACTGGGACAAAGTCAAGGAACTGAGGAGAGAAAAAGACTGTCTGTTCACAGAAAACCAAACATTGAAGAAAACAGTGAGAGACCTGACTGTGGAACTTGAAATAATAAGGAAAGAGATGGTATTTAAAGAGATTGGAAATTCGAAACAACAGAAGAATGAGTTATCGTTCTCCAAAGAAGctatcgaaagaaaaaataaggCGATTGAAACCGAACTTCATGAAACAAAATACAGTTTGAATGTCTTAGAAAAGCAGCATGGtgatttaaaagacaaattccGGAAGCTAGAGGAAGATCGTACAAACGTGGATAATGAAAGGATAAAACTTGTAGACGACGCACATGCATTTAAAGTaaaaatggagaagaaaaaTCAAGATCTTTTGTCCAAGCTTGAAGCTAAAGAACATGAAGCCATATCTCTGCAAGAAAGAGTCGAAGGTCTCAGTGCCCTACTACGAAAATTCGAAAACGATGTCCGTAGCTTGGAGAAAGACAAAGAAGACCTCGCGTCACAAGTCCGTTTGCTTGAGTATGATAAAGAACGAATCGAGGAGATAAATAAACAGCAAAAGGCTCAGACTGAAAAGCTTCTTCTTGACAGCGGAAGCCAGAAAGATTTAAACAACAAGTTAAGGACCATGTTCTCAGAAAACGACAGACTGGAAGGAATGAATAACAAATTACAAGCGGACTTCAGGGAGCTGTACCGGGAGGTCGAtaggaaagaagaagaaaggaaaaaacttatTGAGGAACTACACGAAATGGCGCTGAAGGTTAAGCAGCTCGAGAAGGAGAAGCAAAACGAAGCGTCTCTCAAAGAGCAACTTGCCGAGCAACTGATGGAGAAAGACAACGCTATGAAGACGAAGACAAAGATCCTGTCTACCCGTTTAGATGGGCTAttgaaagaaactgaaaatctCAAAGATTCTTCGGGCAAAATGGAGCAAATGGCATTTGATTACAGACGATTGGAAGACGAAAACTTGCAGCTTATAGAAGGCGCTGAGAAATTACGTGAAGAGATTGTTGGTCTGCAAAAGGAGAACGATCTTCTACGACGAGCTTGTCAACAGTTGAGAGGAAGAAAGTCCATCGCAGAAGATAAAATCGTTCTTGACAGTTCAAATACGGAACTTAGAAGCGACCCATACCCCAGAAAAGGCTCACTGAATAAACCGTCAGTCCATAAATTCCAACCTATTGAGGAAAGAGTTTCTGCAGAGGAAAAAAGTGAGCTGAACGCGATGAGCGGTAGAGACCTTCAAGAGCTTCGTCGAAGATCACATGATCCAGTTCTCAGCGATATAAAAATATCTAAAGGAACGCTAGCACCCATGCCCCCTTGGACAGGAGAGGCAAGGGGCCACCAGTCCCCAAAGGACCGACAAAGGTCCAACAGTACACCAGTGGTGAAACGTTTCCCTTCAGGGGCACCAGAGATACGACGGGAGGCAGCCCCACATCCCAAGGGCCCCTCGCCACCCTCAACGGATTCAAGCCGTAGCTCAGAAGCAGACCGCAGTGTTTGCTCCAGGAGCTCATATTGTAGTCCTATCTTGTCCGTGGTGGATATGTGCCCCCTGCATCGGAACCCCTCGATGGAACGTCCTCCGAATCAATGTCCCATTTgtaagaaagagagaagaaggCCTGGTGCTGCGCCAAAGGAATTTATGACTTTGGAAAAATACGTATGA